The Fusarium oxysporum Fo47 chromosome II, complete sequence genome includes a region encoding these proteins:
- a CDS encoding major facilitator superfamily domain-containing protein has translation MVPQYHPVSSEDVELESHLDVPLLDLDPLEDDAVSDNESLHSHSEPIPSYRFSRWGVHSPKRIVILIAVIKFAVVLSGMLLLLPTARLIEDMFCHIHYQDTSTDIIDEMKCKVDEVQSQLGYLYGWNSLITSIVGLVVAFPYGMMSDKIGRKPTVMLAWSGIAVCFLFAPFSMKAFQGELREKPYLLIVGGFFQIFGGGVPVMFSTLYSIAADVSSEEDKAKHFLWLTFGATLGGISGPIIAGILMNKYGPWVPVYLVFATVPIIVGILCLLPETLTINLKHQKAQAGKSAPTTFKGHVSHAIKDLKHSVGMLKDPSVLMIMVTFFVTNARFTAYTTTLGQYISKHFKWKMAEVSLILSPLGILNLIILAGLPKVSEILVSPRFRMSAFGKDLFLTRISTGILAFAAFWQGISHNAVMFLFGLFIGTFGAADSPLARATVTHYVQPEYTARLYALIGMIEVIGSFIGGPVLAWFFDQGLKRKGIWIGLPWFYVSFLCSLSWIALFFVKPPTKRSREDPTDSDGYETDDYMPDDPLRLQ, from the exons ATGGTACCTCAGTATCATCCCGTTTCTAGCGAAGATGTGGAGTTGGAGTCTCATCTGGATGTGCCTCTGCTTGATCTCGACCCGCTAGAAGATGATGCAGTAAGCGATAACGAAAGCCTTCATTCTCATTCAGAACCGATTCCAAGTTATCGATTCTCGCGATGGGGCGTTCATTCACCGAAAAGAATTGTCATTTTGATTGCTGTCATCAAATTTGCTGTTGTTTTGAGTGGGATGTTGTTGCTTTTGCCGACTGCGCGTTTGATTGAGGATATGTTTTGCCATATACACTACCAGGATACATCTACGGACATcatcgatgagatgaaatgcaaggttgatgaggttcAATCTCAGCTTGGATACTTGTATGGCTGGAACAGTCTCATCACCTCTATTGTTG GTCTTGTCGTAGCCTTTCCTTATGGAATGATGTCCGACAAGATTGGCCGTAAACCCACTGTGATGTTGGCATGGTCTGGCATTGCCGTGTGCTTTCTTTTTGCTCCCTTCAGCATGAAGGCGTTTCAAGGCGAGCTTCGAGAAAAGCCCTATCTTTTGATCGTGGGAGGTTTCTTTCAGATATTCGGCGGTGGCGTTCCGGTAATGTTTTCTACCCTCTATTCGATCGCAGCCGATGTCAGTTCGGAGGAAGACAA AGCCAAGCATTTCTTATGGCTTACGTTTGGTGCGACTTTGGGAGGTATTTCAGGGCCTATCATTGCAGGCATTCTAATGAACAAGTACGGACCTTGGGTTCCCGTCTACCTTGTCTTTGCCACTGTTCCTATCATCGTGGGCATCCTCTGCCTGCTTCCTGAAACCTTGACTATCAACCTCAAGCACCAGAAAGCTCAGGCGGGCAAAAGCGCTCCAACCACCTTCAAGGGGCATGTATCACATGCTATCAAAGATCTCAAGCATTCAGTTGGCATGCTCAAGGACCCAAGTGTTCTCATGATCATGGTGACATTCTTCGTGACGAATGCACGGTTTACGGCTTACACGACAACCCTGGGCCAATATATCAGCAAGCATTTCAAGTGGAAGATGGCTGAAGTGAGCTTGATTCTGTCTCCTTTGGGAATTCTaaatctcatcatcctcgccgGCTTGCCCAAGGTATCGGAGATTCTGGTGTCCCCTCGATTTCGAATGTcggcatttggcaaggatTTGTTCTTGACGCGAATCTCGACCGGAATACTCGCCTTTGCAGCCTTTTGGCAAGGCATCAGTCATAATGCTGTCATGTTCCTCTTTGGTCTCTTCATTGGGACGTTTGGCGCGGCCGACAGTCCTCTGGCTCGCGCAACAGTTACACACTACGTGCAACCTGAGTATACTGCTCGACTATATGCCTTGATAGGTATGATTGAGGTGATAGGGTCGTTTATCGGAGGGCCAGTCCTGGCTTGGTTCTTTGACCAGGGTCTGAAGCGAAAAGGAATCTGGATTGGATTGCCTTGGTTTTACGTCTCGTTCCTCTGTTCTCTGTCTTGGATTGCGCTCTTCTTCGTTAAGCCACCGACGAAGCGATCACGAGAAGATCCTACAGACAGCGATGGCTACGAAACAGATGATTATATGCCAGATGATCCATTGCGACTTCAGTAG
- a CDS encoding WD40-repeat-containing domain protein — protein MSSDGPDTLPTPASSSRPKGTPSITPRRFNRFWQPRQFQTQPLPKFRTALGSLDESDTNQQPISPQSLLHSDPILPSSPSDRFQDESRKRKLQAEASGDEVVFKRPTLNLDDMPPLRFSTTTTSSNTLPGNDNEIQMSESQISLESLDSYRKATLSNFFRTSRGVARTLKKSPFLVHTPSITEEPQPDNELANYAPRPIRKFGNRGVASQLLNREHGLGYSTGQTYLHTPAYDPRAETARFHSRCIDSYECLTPSGSRTIPFCLTSTHNAPVTAVGDEEGCVRFFDTSPNDDPNEEKDLGVHSVHDNAIWDMDFSQDDMRLATTAGDAALIMDVTTKSIAARLADGHYNSTRQIAWQKGQSIGNVLTTSDKAGRIRLWDLRCPHSHVRSFSTISSSETGRRTVTVRDETIRPFQASTVNTLDNTHERTAHGKTSPASVTAIQWLPAGREHLLLSASEAEAVVKLWDLRYINRRHQDKSTPLSATTVPSNHAWRSYGITSLSLSSDAARMYAVCKDNTIYAYSMSHLMLGHAPELKDLATKRRPIAAQGLGPLYGFKHDSFAARTFFVKCRMRPKGLSHSSDLLAVGSSESSVVLFPTDERYLRSACAQRAHLLDPPGSAPTPSRSFSSAAGTEPTSSTIPIFRNGTALVHGHQREVSNVSWSYDGKLVSASDDSIVRQWQEDEGRARYFRQIGDFGGERYMAGWADVGSDWDDEDDE, from the exons ATGTCCTCCGATGGCCCAGATACTCTTCCAACGCCTGCGTCATCGTCACGACCAAAAGGAACACCCTCGATAACACCTCGTCGTTTTAATCGCTTCTGGCAACCAAGACAGTTTCAGACTCAGCCGTTGCCAAAGTTTAGAACTGCTCTCGGGAGCTTGGACGAGTCCGATACTAACCAGCAGCCCATTTCGCCCCAATCGCTTCTTCATAGTGATCCTATtttaccttcttctccaagtgATAGATTCCAGGATGAATCACGGAAGAGAAAGCTTCAGGCCGAAGCTTCGGGTGATGAGGTTGTCTTCAAGAGGCCAACATTGAACTTGGATGATATGCCACCACTTCGATTCAGTACCACAACTACTTCAAGCAACACACTTCCAGGCAATGATAATGAAATTCAAATGTCAGAAAGCCAAATTAGTCTGGAGAGTCTTGATAGCTATAGAAAAGCTACCCTG AGCAATTTCTTCAGGACTAGCCGTGGAGTTGCTCGAACACTTAAAAAGTCACCTTTTCTCGTTCATACACCCAGCATCACCGAGGAACCTCAACCTGATAAC GAGCTAGCCAACTACGCACCTAGGCCAATTCGAAAATTCGGCAATAGAGGCGTTGCATCACAATTACTCAACCGAGAGCATGGACTTGGATATTCAACTGGTCAAACATATCTTCACACACCAGCATACGACCCTCGAGCCGAGACAGCAAGGTTTCACAGCCGCTGCATCGATTCTTATGAATGTCTAACTCCTAGTGGCAGCCGTACCATCCCCTTCTGCCTTACAAGCACTCACAATGCCCCCGTGACGGCTGtcggtgatgaagaaggttgTGTTAGGTTCTTCGACACTTCTCCAAACGATGATCCCAACGAGGAAAAGGACTTGGGTGTTCACTCGGTTCATGACAATGCCATCTGGGATATGGACTTTTCCCAAGATGATATGCGTCTTGCGACTACAGCTGGTGATGCAGCTCTGATTATGGATGTTACGACCAAGTCTATTGCCGCTAGACTCGCAGATGGTCATTATAACTCGACCCGACAGATCGCTTGGCAGAAGGGCCAATCTATTGGCAACGTATTGACAACATCAGACAAGGCTGGTCGAATTCGTCTATGGGATTTGAGATGCCCTCATTCTCATGTGAGAAGTTTCTCAACGATCAGTAGCAGCGAGACAGGTCGTCGAACCGTCACTGTTCGAGATGAGACCATTAGACCATTCCAGGCCTCGACCGTGAACACTCTTGACAACACCCATGAGCGTACTGCCCATGGTAAGACCTCTCCTGCTTCCGTCACTGCAATCCAATGGCTTCCCGCTGGTCGTGAACATCTTTTACTCTCCGCTTCTGAGGCCGAAGCTGTTGTCAAGCTCTGGGATCTTCGGTACATCAACCGTCGTCACCAAGACAAGAGCACACCTCTCTCAGCTACCACCGTCCCCTCCAACCACGCCTGGCGTTCATATGGTATCACCTCTCTGTCTCTCAGCAGTGATGCCGCCCGTATGTACGCAGTGTGTAAAGATAACACCATATACGCTTACTCCATGTCTCATCTCATGCTTGGTCACGCTCCTGAGCTCAAAGACCTCGCCACTAAGAGGAGACCCATCGCAGCCCAAGGCCTAGGACCTCTTTATGGTTTCAAGCATGACTCTTTCGCAGCACGAACATTTTTTGTCAAGTGCAGAATGCGACCCAAGGGCCTCTCCCACTCATCCGACCTCCTTGCAGTGGGTAGCTCTGAGTCTTCAGTCGTGCTCTTTCCCACAGACGAGCGATATCTTCGATCTGCTTGTGCCCAGCGCGCTCACCTCCTTGATCCACCTGGATCTGCACCTACACCCTCCCGCTCATTCTCATCTGCCGCAGGCACTGAACCCACCTCCTCCACAATCCCCATCTTCCGCAATGGCACAGCTCTCGTCCATGGCCATCAACGTGAAGTTTCAAACGTCAGCTGGAGTTACGATGGCAAATTAGTCAGCGCGTCTGACGATTCTATCGTACGTCAGTGGCAGGAGGATGAAGGTCGGGCTCGGTACTTCAGACAAATCGGAGATTTTGGTGGTGAGCGATACATGGCGGGCTGGGCCGATGTGGGCAGTGACtgggatgatgaagatgatgagtaA
- a CDS encoding P-loop containing nucleoside triphosphate hydrolase protein, with translation MDGYNSTACGDSLFGPSVWTEGCRGGFDFTLSFQESILSIVPSAIFLAIAGPRAFYLFRSPDKTKRHATYTPKLITSAIYSILQVVLIALVPSAKKLNTRFSLAAAILNLLAAFAILLLAHVEHVKSVRPSFILTAYLFVSLLFDAARLRTEWLMSLNIAYAATLSTSTIFKLTLLVLETIEKRKILISSEKPISKESTSGPFSRGFFVWLNSLLISGWATVLTNNDLPTIYEKLSSEKLAVRFGKSWKKATSKSKKPSLFLATVTVLRWELLGIIPPRIGMIALSISQPFLVSNALRFLTMPESDSTMNLGYGLIGAFAFVFIGSALLTAWYEHLTFRAGAMVRGGLMTMIYSKMMKLPTDDLGESSAVTLMGNDVETLIEKLHMLLVESWANTLTVGIAMYLLAAQLGAVCVAPIVTAIICLLLTGSIGKMMVARQIKYQKATQDRINLTSEVLGSMKPVKMLGLSERFSSLISQKRDEEIKTGKHYRLINVYLNCITNCNVGMTEAITFGAYALAAKFGNGEPFSAAQAITALSILGVMMDPLSHLLGSIPGSFSVFGCFRRMEDFLNLEERIDRRQVNGRVKNTSRSSSESSQPVQETIEATPLKDIPVGADGSRIVIEDGNFLWGEKAVLQDINTTFPSHKNGSLTMLVGPVGSGKSSLLKAILGETTSSMGNVSLDASEVAFCDQTPWVMNATIRANIIAESKGYDSAWFETVINACDLTIDLGRLPEGDLTQVGEQGVKLSGGQKQRIAIARALYSRKPVAIFDDVFSGLDKVTEQIIFTRVFGKDGLLRKNGTTVILATHAVNRLPESDFVVVLEKGGRLVEQGTYHELRSGNGYIHDLDISSHDDHDDQPSAETKPVEESDKTDNKDAVEDEPTEVPSDRSVFMYYFKANGIHNMLAQILLIASAGVITSFRYVWVTWWGDGKGRDSRDIGYWLSIYTVLSAFEGVLITLAIAMFLLVCGPVSGKLLHSRLLNAAMGAPLSFLHNSAAGSLINRFSQDLRHVDIILPLAFSIFLFEVAACFGAAGLAMAAVSWFAISIPFVIVVLALIQRFYVRTSKQLRLLEIEHKAPLFSHFLETIDGLATIRAFGWIQPYTDKALSRIDDAQKPAYLLNCIQRWLTLVLDMVVAFLTIILVVFAVTLREKIDPSLLGIALVNMMRLGTNMKGIILNWSILETSLGAIARIRMFCSSAPNEQKTNEDNEPGELWPRQGSLEVKNLDVQYEQTTEPVLRGLSFSIKPGQKLGLCGRSGSGKSSFVQALLRMAEIVNGQITLDGQDISTVPRYLIRQRLSCLTQDPFVFGDTIRANLDPCNTASDDEIRSALERVGIWSVIEAKIDDNKDPLDEKMDENVLSHGQRQLFCLARALLKRSSLLILDEPTSSVDTQTDARMQEVIRTEFSDCTIIMIAHRIDTLLDFDKVAVLDKGSLVEFGAPQELLKDEAGAFARLYRANKGRKTEEQ, from the exons ATGGACGGCTACAACTCCACGGCCTGTGGCGATAGCCTCTTTGGGCCCAGCGTTTGGACCGAGGGTTGTCGCGGTGGATTTGATTTCACCT TATCTTTTCAAGAGAGTATCCTCAGCATCGTTCCATCTGCTATTTTTCTTGCAATTGCCGGCCCACGAGCCTTCTACCTCTTTAGAAGTCCAGACAAGACCAAGCGTCACGCGACATATACACCAAAGCTG ATCACTTCCGCCATATATTCTATCTTGCAGGTGgttttaatagctttagtTCCATccgccaagaagctcaataCTCGCTTCTCACTAGCTGCGGCCATTCTCAATCTCTTAGCAGCTTTCGCCATTCTTTTGTTGGCTCACGTCGAGCACGTCAAATCTGTTCGACCGTCATTCATTCTCACTGCATATTTATTTGTCTCGCTTCTATTCGACGCCGCTCGACTTCGTACAGAATGGCTCATGTCACTGAACATTGCGTATGCTGCAACTCTTTCAACCTCGACAATCTTCAAGTTGACCTTGCTTGTACTAGAAACGATTGAGAAACGCAAGATATTGATATCAAGCGAAAAGCCAATTTCAAAAGAAAGCACAAGCGGCCCCTTCAGCCGCGGGTTCTTTGTCTGGTTGAACTCACTCCTCATCTCAGGCTGGGCTACTGTTCTGACTAACAATGACCTGCCTACCATCTACGAGAAGCTATCCTCAGAGAAGCTCGCAGTTCGTTTCGGAAAATCATGGAAGAAAG CCACTTCGAAGAGCAAGAAACCTTCTCTATTTCTGGCAACCGTGACTGTCTTGAGATGGGAACTTCTTGGTATAATACCACCTCGTATTGGTATGATCGCTTTGAGTATCTCTCAACCCTTTCTTGTCAGCAACGCGTTACGATTCCTCACGATGCCCGAGTCTGACTCGACAATGAACTTGGGTTATGGCTTGATTGGTGCATTCGCATTCGTTTTTATCGGTTCTGCG CTGCTCACAGCGTGGTACGAGCATCTGACATTCAGAGCTGGCGCCATGGTTCGTGGTGGTCTCATGACCATGATTTACAGTAAGATGATGAAACTTCCTACCGACGACCTCGGCGAGTCTTCAGCTGTCACACTCATGGGAAATGATGTGGAAACCCTGATCGAGAAACTTCACATGCTCTTGGTTGAATCCTGGGCGAACACTCTCACAGTTGGCATTGCTATGTACCTGCTGGCAGCACAGCTTGGTGCTGTTTGTGTTGCTCCTATCGTCACAGCAATCA TCTGCCTCCTCCTTACGGGTTCCATTGGCAAGATGATGGTCGCTCGCCAGATAAAATATCAGAAGGCCACTCAGGACCGCATTAATCTTACTTCTGAGGTTCTCGGCTCAATGAAACCAGTCAAGATGCTTGGACTATCGGAAAGATTTAGCAGCCTCATTTCTCAGAAACGGGATGAAGAGATCAAAACCGGTAAACATTACCGCCTGATCAATGTTTATCTGAACTGTATCA CCAACTGCAATGTGGGAATGACTGAAGCAATCACTTTTGGCGCGTATGCCCTTGCGGCAAAGTTCGGAAACGGTGAACCATTCTCTGCAGCCCAAGCTATCACGGCATTGTCTATCTTGGGTGTCATGATGGACCCTCTATCGCATCTTCTTGGAAGTATCCCAGGATCTTTCTCAGTCTTTGGATGCTTCAGAAGAATGGAAGATTTTCTCAATTTGGAAGAGCGAATTGACCGCCGCCAAGTTAATGGCCGCGTCAAAAACACTTCCAGATCATCTTCGGAGAGCTCGCAACCCGTCCAGGAAACCATCGAGGCGACTCCATTGAAAGATATCCCTGTTGGAGCCGATGGAAGTCGAATCGTGATCGAGGATGGCAACTTTCTCTGGGGCGAGAAAGCTGTTCTTCAAGACATCAACACAACTTTCCCGAGTCACAAGAATGGATCGCTTACCATGCTTGTTGGTCCGGTTGGTTCCGGTAAATCGAGTCTGCTGAAGGCTATTCTGGGCGAAACAACGTCTTCTATGGGTAATGTGTCTCTGGACGCATCAGAAGTCGCATTTTGCGACCAGACTCCCTGGGTTATGAATGCGACAATCCGTGCCAATATCATCGCAGAGTCCAAGGGATACGACAGCGCCTGGTTCGAGACAGTCATCAATGCCTGCGACCTGACCATCGACTTGGGACGGCTTCCTGAAGGAGACCTTACCCAGGTTGGCGAGCAAGGAGTCAAGTTGAGCGGTGGACAGAAGCAACGAATTGCTATAGCTCGTGCCCTATACTCCAGGAAGCCTGTGGCTATCTTTGATGATGTGTTTAGTGGACTTGACAAGGTGACTGAGCAGATCATCTTTACTCGCGTCTTTGGAAAGGATGGTCTTCTTCGAAAGAATGGCACTACTGTTATTTTGGCTACACATGCAG TGAACAGGCTCCCGGAGTCTGACTTTGTTGTCGTCCTTGAAAAGGGCGGGAGACTTGTTGAGCAAGGAACTTACCATGAACTGCGATCCGGAAATGGATATATCCACGATCTTGACATTTCGAGCCACGACGATCACGATGACCAACCTTCTGCCGAGACCAAACCTGTAGAGGAGAGTGACAAGACCGACAACAAGGACgcggttgaagatgaaccGACTGAAGTGCCGAGTGATCGAAGCGTGTTTATGTACTACTTCAAGGCTAATGGGATACATAACATGCTCGCCCAGATACTCCTTATCGCCAGTGCAGGGGTTATTACGTCCTTTCGAT ATGTTTGGGTCACTTGGTGGGGTGATGGAAAAGGTCGTGATAGCAGAGATATTGGCTACTGGCTCAGCATATATACCGTCTTGTCTGCCTTCGAGGGCGTTCTTATTACGCTTGCCATTGC GATGTTCCTTTTGGTTTGCGGACCCGTTAGTGGAAAATTGCTTCATTCACGACTTCTAAACGCTGCTATGGGCGCTCCCCTATCCTTCCTTCACAACAGTGCGGCGGGATCTCTGATCAATAGATTCAGTCAGGATTTGCGCCATGTTGACATTATTCTCCCTTTGGCCTtttccatcttcctctttg AGGTTGCTGCATGCTTTGGTGCTGCTGGTCTTGCTATGGCAGCTGTCAGCTGGTTTGCCATCTCGATTCCATTCGTGATCGTTGTGCTTGCCCTCATCCAGCGTTTCTATGTCCGAACATCCAAACAACTCCGTCTTCTGGA AATCGAACACAAGGCGCCACTGTTCTCACATTTCCTCGAGACCATCGACGGACTGGCCACAATTCGAGCCTTTGGTTGGATTCAGCCGTATACTGACAAGGCGCTGAGTCGAATTGATGATGCCCAGAAGCCAGCTTATCTTCTCAACTGTATTCAGCGATGGCTGACTCTGGTTCTGGATATGGTGGTAGCATTCTTGACGATCATTCTCGTGGTTTTTGCTGTAACTCTCCGCGAAAAGATTGATCCTTCACTTCTGGGTATCGCGCTTGTCAACATGATGAGACTTGGTACCAACATGAAGGGTATTATTCTCAACTGGTCGATCCTCGAGACATCACTGGGCGCTATTGCGCGCATTCGTATGTTCTGTTCTTCTGCACCAAATGAACAAAAGACAAACGAAGACAATGAACCAGGGGAATTGTGGCCGAGACAAGGCAGTCTTGAAGTCAAGAATCTGGATGTTCAGTATGA GCAAACTACTGAACCTGTGCTACGTGGGCTTTCGTTTAGCATCAAACCCGGACAAAAGCTTGGTCTTTGCGGTCGAAGTGGAAGTGGAAAGAGTTCTTTCGTCCAAGCCCTTCTCCGCATGGCAGAGATCGTCAATGGCCAGATCACTCTTGATGGACAAGATATTTCGACGGTACCTAGATATTTGATCCGCCAGCGTTTAAGCTGCTTGACGCAGGATCCATTTGTCTTTGGCGATACCATCCGTGCCAATCTTGACCCATGCAATACGGCGtcagatgatgagatcaGAAGCGCCCTCGAGCGAGTTGGTATCTGGTCTGTCATCGAAGCCAAGATCGACGACAATAAGGATCctcttgatgagaagatggacGAGAACGTTTTGTCTCACGGTCAGCGCCAGCTTTTCTGTCTTGCAAGAGCGTTATTGAAGAGAAGTTCACTGCTCATTCTTGATGAGCCGACAAGCAG CGTCGATACACAAACAGATGCAAGGATGCAAGAGGTCATCCGTACCGAGTTCTCGGACTGTACGATTATCATGATCGCTCATCGCATTGATACACTGCTCGACTTTGACAAAGTTGCCGTGTTGGACAAGGGTTCTTTGGTTGAGTTTGGAGCCCCTCAGGAGTTGTTGAAAGACGAGGCTGGTGCATTTGCCAGATTGTACCGGGCGAATAAGGGGAGGAAGACTGAGGAGCAGTGA